One stretch of Shewanella sp. Arc9-LZ DNA includes these proteins:
- the nhaD gene encoding sodium:proton antiporter NhaD: MLHTFLISLAVLALLSIVLEEITHINKAKTTLFLGCIAWITLFIASGSPEKSKLVGEELNENLLEIATLWLFLMSTMTFVAYLNAKGMIQVLVQKIFPQQVSVRMLMIQVGMFSLVLSTFCDNVTATLVSLGLLTTFNLDKQMRRRMAVLIIFAVNSGGVALITGDVTTLMIFLAGKVHISELLILFIPASISVMILAILFSLKAEGHVSTSPIEQNYNTVDIVIGLIFFTTIVLTMVLNVLFGIPPVLTFLFGLSVMFLVGTTHKSKTEEVQVLEYIRQVEFDTLLFFLGILLLVGMLKEIGTLNLLTEVYGMYNPSISNFFTGVGSALLDNVPLTAALLKADPVLTTAQWLGLTYSVGVGGSLLIIGSASGIIAMSKVEELTFVSYLKYVPALLLCYCIGYGLTLFLANNIHG; this comes from the coding sequence ATGCTACATACCTTTCTTATCTCACTTGCAGTGCTTGCGCTGTTAAGTATCGTGCTCGAAGAAATTACCCATATTAATAAAGCCAAAACCACCCTGTTCCTTGGCTGTATTGCTTGGATCACCTTATTTATTGCCTCTGGTAGCCCAGAGAAAAGTAAACTGGTCGGTGAAGAACTCAATGAAAACTTATTAGAAATTGCCACCTTATGGCTGTTTTTAATGTCTACTATGACCTTTGTTGCTTACCTTAACGCTAAAGGTATGATCCAAGTACTGGTGCAAAAAATATTTCCGCAGCAAGTGTCTGTTCGCATGTTGATGATACAAGTTGGGATGTTTTCGTTAGTACTGTCGACTTTTTGTGACAACGTGACAGCCACATTGGTGTCGTTAGGTTTACTGACCACCTTTAATTTAGACAAACAAATGCGTCGCCGTATGGCAGTGCTCATTATCTTTGCGGTGAACTCTGGTGGGGTTGCATTAATCACCGGCGATGTAACGACTCTGATGATTTTCCTTGCCGGTAAAGTGCATATTTCTGAATTATTAATTCTGTTCATTCCTGCCAGCATCAGCGTTATGATCCTAGCAATATTGTTCTCACTCAAAGCCGAAGGGCATGTGAGCACATCGCCAATTGAGCAAAACTACAATACCGTTGATATCGTCATTGGCTTGATTTTCTTCACCACCATCGTATTAACCATGGTACTTAACGTGCTGTTTGGTATTCCACCGGTATTGACCTTTTTATTCGGTTTATCAGTAATGTTCTTAGTCGGCACTACCCATAAGAGTAAAACCGAAGAAGTTCAGGTATTAGAATACATTCGCCAAGTTGAGTTCGATACCCTGCTGTTCTTCTTAGGTATCTTGTTACTGGTTGGTATGCTTAAAGAGATTGGTACGCTTAACCTATTAACAGAAGTCTATGGCATGTATAACCCAAGCATTTCTAACTTCTTTACCGGTGTCGGTTCTGCATTATTAGACAACGTGCCACTAACTGCAGCATTATTAAAAGCAGATCCCGTACTGACAACAGCACAATGGTTAGGCTTAACTTATTCGGTTGGTGTAGGCGGATCGTTATTAATCATCGGTTCGGCATCTGGCATCATCGCGATGAGTAAAGTTGAAGAACTGACATTCGTAAGCTACTTAAAATATGTTCCAGCATTACTATTATGCTACTGCATAGGTTATGGATTAACGCTGTTTTTAGCCAATAACATTCACGGCTAA
- the hemL gene encoding glutamate-1-semialdehyde 2,1-aminomutase: protein MTRSEVLFEQAKKTIPGGVNSPVRAFNGVGGSPLFIEKADGAYIFDADGKKYVDYVGSWGPMILGHNHPKIRQAVLAAVENGLSFGAPTELEVKMAEKVISMVPSMEQVRMVSSGTEATMSAIRLARGFTNRDDILKFEGCYHGHADCLLVKAGSGALTLGQPSSPGIPEDFAKHTLTATYNDLDSVRAIFEQNPDNIACIILEPVAGNMNCIPPVEGFLQGLRTICDEFGALLIIDEVMTGFRVSMSGAQGHYGVTPDLTTLGKVIGGGMPVGAFGGRKDVMQFIAPTGPVYQAGTLSGNPIAMTAGLAQMDALCEPGLYEALADKTKRVAEGFKAAADKHGIPLNITYVGGMFGFFFTEDNTPMTSFAQVTKCNMEHFRHFYHAMLDEGIYLAPSAYEAGFMSMAHGDAEIEYTLAAVDRVFAAMK, encoded by the coding sequence ATGACCCGTTCCGAAGTTTTATTTGAACAGGCTAAAAAAACCATTCCTGGTGGCGTTAACTCACCTGTACGTGCCTTTAATGGTGTCGGTGGTTCACCTTTGTTCATTGAGAAAGCTGATGGCGCTTATATTTTTGATGCCGATGGCAAAAAGTATGTCGACTATGTGGGTTCATGGGGACCGATGATTTTAGGCCATAATCATCCTAAAATTCGTCAAGCAGTGTTAGCTGCTGTCGAAAACGGCTTATCATTTGGCGCACCGACTGAACTTGAAGTAAAAATGGCTGAAAAAGTCATTTCAATGGTGCCATCGATGGAACAAGTTCGTATGGTAAGTTCGGGCACCGAAGCTACCATGAGTGCAATCCGTTTAGCCCGTGGATTTACTAACCGTGATGATATTTTAAAGTTTGAAGGTTGCTACCACGGTCATGCTGACTGCTTGTTGGTTAAAGCGGGATCAGGCGCATTAACGTTAGGCCAGCCAAGTTCACCTGGTATTCCAGAAGACTTTGCCAAACACACTTTAACCGCGACGTATAACGACCTTGATTCTGTACGCGCTATATTTGAACAGAACCCAGACAATATCGCTTGTATCATCCTTGAACCCGTTGCGGGCAACATGAACTGTATCCCGCCAGTAGAAGGTTTTTTACAAGGCTTACGTACAATTTGTGACGAATTCGGTGCATTATTGATTATCGATGAAGTGATGACGGGCTTTCGTGTCTCTATGAGTGGCGCACAAGGTCACTATGGCGTAACGCCAGACTTAACCACACTTGGTAAGGTCATTGGTGGTGGCATGCCTGTAGGCGCATTTGGTGGACGTAAAGACGTTATGCAATTTATCGCACCAACAGGTCCAGTCTATCAAGCGGGTACATTATCAGGTAACCCAATTGCAATGACTGCAGGTTTAGCGCAAATGGACGCTTTATGTGAACCCGGTTTGTATGAAGCGCTTGCAGACAAAACTAAACGTGTTGCTGAAGGCTTTAAAGCCGCAGCAGACAAACATGGTATTCCATTAAATATTACTTATGTGGGCGGCATGTTTGGTTTCTTCTTTACTGAAGATAACACGCCAATGACGTCATTTGCCCAAGTCACAAAATGCAACATGGAGCATTTCCGTCATTTCTACCATGCCATGTTAGATGAAGGTATTTATTTAGCGCCAAGTGCTTATGAAGCAGGCTTCATGTCTATGGCTCATGGTGATGCTGAAATTGAATATACTTTAGCTGCTGTTGATCGCGTTTTTGCGGCAATGAAATAG